From Camelus dromedarius isolate mCamDro1 chromosome 12, mCamDro1.pat, whole genome shotgun sequence, the proteins below share one genomic window:
- the ASCL2 gene encoding achaete-scute homolog 2, translated as MDSGALPRTAPPAPGVSGCCPARRRPDSPELLRCSRRRRPGAIETGSGAAAVARRNERERNRVKLVNLGFQALRQHVPHGGTSKKLSKVETLRSAVEYIRALQRLLAEHDAVRAALAEGLLAPAARHPLPRGPAGTPAAATSSSCASSSPGRGRSSEPGSPRSAYSSDDSSCEGALSPAERELLDFSSWLGGY; from the coding sequence ATGGACAGCGGCGCGCTGCCTCGGACCGCGCCCCCAGCGCCTGGCGTCTCGGGCTGCTGTCCCGCTCGGCGGCGACCAGACTCCCCAGAGCTGCTGCGCTGCAGCCGGCGGCGGCGGCCAGGCGCGATAGAGACCGGGAGTGGCGCGGCGGCCGTGGCGCGGCGCAACGAGCGCGAGCGCAACCGCGTGAAGCTGGTGAACTTGGGGTTCCAGGCGCTGCGGCAGCACGTGCCTCACGGAGGCACCAGCAAGAAGCTGAGCAAAGTGGAGACGCTGCGCTCGGCTGTGGAGTACATCCGCGCGCTGCAGCGCCTGCTGGCCGAGCACGATGCTGTGCGCGCCGCGCTGGCGGAGGGGCTGCTGGCGCCAGCCGCGCGCCACCCCCTGCCCCGCGGGCCCGCCGGAACCCCCGCCGCTGCCACCTCGTCTTCCTGCGCCTCGTCGTCTCCTGGCCGCGGGCGCAGCTCGGAGCCCGGATCCCCGCGCTCCGCCTACTCATCGGACGACAGCAGCTGTGAGGGCGCTCTGAGCCCTGCGGAGCGCGAGCTGCTCGACTTCTCCAGCTGGTTAGGGGGCTACTGA